Proteins from one Nicotiana tabacum cultivar K326 chromosome 23, ASM71507v2, whole genome shotgun sequence genomic window:
- the LOC107767569 gene encoding protein STRICTOSIDINE SYNTHASE-LIKE 2, protein MAYSLLSLSNSSSTFKLSFAAAIVVVIAGSFFSSSLDQNSSINPLIEKRFEESQVIGIVGAVVPESFAFDRHGDGPYAGVSDGRIIKWLRNESRWLDFAVTSPERDGCEGFHDHTETEHRCGRPLGLGFDENSGDLYIADAYLGLFVVGPNGGLATKVAKMAEGVPFGFTNSLCIDQTHGVLYFTDSSTTFSRRSYVSVIVSGDNTGRLMKYDMQSKLVSVLLKNLKFPNGVAMSKHGDFLLFAETTTCKIFKFWLKTSQAGSIEVVSELPGFPDNIKRNKNGEFWVGVNSRRSKFLDWLLSKTWIKNYLAKIPFDITKAHSYLARLGLGGGGLAVRLGEDGHIVEILEDSKGKRWKFVSEVNEINGNLWVGSVKMPFAIKEKVAS, encoded by the exons ATGGCTTATTCTCTATTATCTCTTTCCAACTCCAGCTCAACCTTTAAGCTTTCGTTTGCGGCAGCTATTGTTGTTGTGATAGCTGGGTCCTTCTTCTCATCATCACTTGATCAAAATTCATCAATTAATCCATTAATAGAGAAAAGGTTTGAAGAATCACAAGTAATTGGAATAGTGGGCGCTGTTGTACCAGAGAGCTTTGCTTTTGACCGTCACGGTGATGGTCCTTACGCCGGCGTTTCTGACGGCCGAATTATCAAATGGCTCCGAAATGAGAGCCGCTGGCTGGATTTCGCCGTCACATCGCCGGAGAG GGATGGATGTGAAGGTTTTCATGACCATACTGAAACTGAGCATAGATGTGGGCGTCCATTGGGTCTGGGCTTTGATGAAAATAGTGGTGATCTATATATTGCAGATGCTTATTTGGGCCTCTTCGTTGTAGGCCCAAATGGAGGCCTTGCTACCAAAGTTGCTAAAATGGCAGAAGGTGTTCCTTTTGGATTCACCAATTCACTCTGCATTGATCAAACTCATGGAGTCCTCTATTTTACAGATAGCAGTACTACATTCTCAAGAAG GAGTTATGTATCAGTCATAGTTAGTGGGGACAACACAGGAAGGCTAATGAAATATGACATGCAAAGCAAGCTAGTCTCAGTTCTACTCAAGAATCTCAAGTTCCCAAATGGAGTAGCCATGAGCAAACATGGTGATTTTCTCCTTTTTGCAGAGACAACCACTTGCAAAATCTTCAAGTTTTGGCTCAAAACATCACAAGCCGGCAGTATTGAGGTTGTCTCAGAGCTCCCAGGTTTTCCAGACAATATTAAACGAAATAAAAATGGAGAGTTTTGGGTGGGAGTTAACTCAAGAAGAAGCAAATTCTTAGACTGGCTTCTCTCCAAAACTTGGATTAAAAATTATTTGGCTAAAATCCCTTTTGATATTACTAAAGCACATTCCTACTTGGCACGTCTTGGTCTTGGTGGGGGTGGTTTAGCAGTTAGACTTGGTGAAGATGGCCATATAGTGGAGATTTTAGAGGACTCAAAGGGCAAAAGATGGAAATTTGTAAGTGAAGTAAATGAAATAAATGGGAATTTGTGGGTTGGATCAGTAAAAATGCCATTCGCAATTAAAGAGAAAGTGGCTAGTTAA